A window from Theropithecus gelada isolate Dixy chromosome 1, Tgel_1.0, whole genome shotgun sequence encodes these proteins:
- the MUC1 gene encoding mucin-1 produces the protein MTPGTQSPFFLLLILTVLTAATAPELTTVVTGSGHTNSTPGGEKETSATQRSSMPISTKNTVSMTSRLSSHSPVSGSSTTQGQDVTPALAMEPATGSATTLGHDVTSAPDTSAAPGSTGPPAHVVTLAPDTSAAPGSAAPPAHDVTLARDTSAAPGSVT, from the exons ATGACACCAGGCACCCAGTCTCCTTTCTTCCTGCTCCTGATCCTCACAGTGCTTACAG CTGCCACAGCCCCTGAACTGACAACAGTTGTTACAGGTTCTGGTCATACAAACTCTACCCCAGGCGGAGAAAAGGAGACTTCGGCTACCCAAAGAAGTTCAatgcccatctctactaagaatactgTGAGTATGACCAGCAGACTCTCCAGCCACAGCCCCGTTTCAGGGTCCTCCACCACTCAGGGACAGGACGTCACCCCAGCCCTGGCCATGGAACCAGCCACAGGTTCGGCTACCACCTTGGGACACGATGTCACCTCGGCCCCGGACACCAGTGCAGCCCCGGGCTCCACCGGCCCCCCAGCCCACGTTGTCACCTTGGCCCCGGACACCAGTGCAGCCCCGGGCTCCGCCGCCCCCCCAGCCCACGACGTCACCCTGGCCCGGGACACCAGTGCAGCCCCGGGCTCC